The following are encoded together in the bacterium genome:
- the cydB gene encoding cytochrome d ubiquinol oxidase subunit II encodes MTLDATTLPVIWFALLGVLLAGYAILDGFDLGVGMMHHLVAHDDSERRLVMNTIGPIWDGNEVWLVTFGGALFAAFPEAYATVFSGFYTAFMLLLCALILRAVSMEFRSKVRHATWRRVWDGAFTAGSTLAVLLFGVATGNVMRGLPLDARGDFTGSLLDLLNPYALLVGVLTLTLFAMHGTIYLHLKTEGALRERTVAWMWRTFGCFLVAFVLTTMFTLVAVPRATQHLADHPILWIVPVANVFAVANVPRAIYRGTPAAAFASSCATIVALVFLLGAAIFPDLVPALEPAHSLTVWNAASSPRTLGIMLLIAAIGMPAVLAYTAAVYWTFRGKVRLDDHSY; translated from the coding sequence ATGACCCTCGACGCGACGACGCTCCCGGTGATCTGGTTCGCGCTGCTCGGGGTGCTGCTCGCCGGCTACGCGATCCTCGACGGCTTCGACCTCGGCGTCGGCATGATGCACCACCTCGTCGCGCACGACGACAGCGAGCGCCGCCTGGTGATGAACACCATCGGCCCGATCTGGGACGGCAACGAGGTGTGGCTCGTCACCTTCGGCGGCGCGCTCTTCGCCGCCTTCCCCGAGGCCTATGCGACGGTGTTCTCGGGCTTCTACACCGCCTTCATGCTGCTCCTCTGCGCGCTCATCCTGCGCGCGGTGTCGATGGAGTTCCGCAGCAAGGTCCGTCACGCGACGTGGCGCCGCGTGTGGGACGGCGCGTTCACCGCGGGCTCTACGCTCGCGGTGCTGCTCTTCGGCGTCGCGACCGGCAACGTCATGCGCGGTCTACCACTCGACGCCCGCGGCGATTTCACCGGCTCGCTGCTCGACCTGCTGAACCCGTACGCCCTCCTCGTCGGCGTGCTGACGCTGACGCTCTTCGCGATGCACGGCACGATCTACCTCCACCTGAAGACCGAGGGCGCCCTCCGGGAGCGCACGGTGGCGTGGATGTGGCGCACGTTCGGCTGCTTCCTCGTCGCCTTCGTACTGACGACGATGTTCACGCTGGTCGCCGTGCCGCGTGCGACGCAGCATCTCGCCGACCATCCGATCCTGTGGATCGTGCCGGTGGCGAACGTCTTCGCGGTGGCGAACGTGCCGCGGGCGATCTACCGCGGCACGCCCGCCGCGGCGTTCGCCAGCTCGTGCGCGACGATCGTGGCGCTCGTCTTCCTGCTCGGCGCCGCGATCTTTCCCGACCTCGTCCCGGCGCTCGAGCCGGCGCACAGCCTGACGGTGTGGAACGCCGCCTCGAGCCCGCGCACCCTCGGCATCATGCTGCTGATCGCCGCCATCGGCATGCCGGCAGTGCT